One Oryza glaberrima chromosome 11, OglaRS2, whole genome shotgun sequence genomic region harbors:
- the LOC127753815 gene encoding LRR receptor kinase SERK2-like isoform X2: protein MKLIAFGLLLLACIQSFATPDSQVIALYETRLMLNDNRGVLKDWINDSQVNPCYFNSITCNQDGRVTSINLRSSGLSGVLSPRISDLPYLQQLLLDGNNITGGIPQELGNLSSLTTLKLGGNSFNGSIPDSLGRLSKLQILDLSKNLLSGNIPTSLSKLPLLDDINLADNNLSGQIPKQLLQMSLYNYIGNHLNCGQHLIPCEGSSANTGGSNNSALKVVLASIGGAVTLLVIIVLFLLWWQRMRHRPEIYVDVPGQHDHNLEFGQIKRFSWRELQIATNNFSEQNVIGRGGFGKVYKGALKGPHGRKVAVKRLSEVEKPEGEIAFLREVQMISIAVHKNILRLIGFCTTPTERLLVYPYMENLSVASRLRDIKLNEPALDWPTRVRIALGAARGLEYLHEHCNPKIIHRDVKAANVLLDGNFEAVVGDFGLAKMIDKERSTVTTKICGTTGHIAPEYLQTGRSSVKTDIFGYGVMLLEIVTGERAISPDFLEGADDVRLIDQVKLLVQGGRLTEVVDRNLHNAYDFEELEKIIQIALLCTCEEPDRRPAMSEVVKMMEGNVVRAEQWEEWQAAELARSARQVEMRQQQRLVSIREESVNIQEAVQLSGAR, encoded by the exons ATGAAGCTAATAGCTTTTGGCTTGTTATTACTGGCATGTATACAATCTTTTGCTACACCTGATTCCCAAG TCATAGCCCTGTATGAAACAAGGCTGATGCTCAACGACAATCGTGGTGTCCTGAAAGACTGGATTAATGATAGTCAAGTTAATCCCTGCTATTTTAATTCTATCACTTGTAATCAAGACGGACGGGTCACTTCAAT AAATTTGAGATCATCAGGGTTATCTGGAGTCTTGTCACCCCGCATTTCAGACCTACCATATTTACAACAGCT ATTATTGGATGGTAACAACATAACTGGAGGAATTCCACAAGAGTTGGGGAACCTATCAAGCTTAACAACTCTAAAACTTGGAGGAAATAGTTTTAATGGATCAATACCTGACTCTCTTGGCCGTCTTTCAAAACTCCAAATTCT GGACCTGAGCAAAAATCTCCTAAGCGGGAATATTCCAACCTCTTTGTCCAAGCTTCCATTATTGGATGATAT TAATCTAGCAGACAACAATCTAAGCGGTCAAATACCCAAACAGCTGCTTCAGATGTCTCTCTACAA CTATATAGGTAACCATTTGAATTGTGGCCAACACTTGATTCCTTGTGAAGGAAGCAGCGCAAATACAG GTGGATCAAATAACTCTGCACTCAAGGTGGTTCTAGCAAGCATTGGTGGAGCAGTCACTCTCCTTGTTATCATAGTACTATTTCTGCTATGGTGGCAAAGAATGCGCCACCGACCTGAAATATACGTTGACGTTCCAG GTCAACACGATCACAATCTAGAGTTTGGACAGATAAAGCGGTTCTCATGGCGAGAACTCCAAATTGCAACCAACAATTTCAGTGAGCAAAATGTTATTGGCAGGGGTGGTTTTGGTAAGGTTTACAAAGGAGCACTTAAAGGTCCACACGGTAGAAAGGTTGCAGTTAAAAGACTGTCTGAAGTGGAAAAGCCTGAAGGGGAAATAGCTTTCCTGAGAGAAGTTCAAATGATAAGCATTGCTGTGCACAAGAACATATTAAGATTGATAGGATTCTGCACAACTCCAACAGAGCGACTCTTGGTCTACCCTTACATGGAGAATCTAAGTGTTGCTTCCCGTTTAAGAG ATATCAAACTAAATGAACCAGCATTAGATTGGCCAACAAGAGTGCGAATTGCCCTTGGCGCTGCCCGTGGCTTGGAATACCTTCATGAGCACTGCAACCCCAAGATTATCCACCGCGATGTCAAGGCAGCCAATGTCCTGCTTGATGGAAACTTTGAAGCAGTAGTAGGAGACTTTGGGTTGGCAAAGATGATCGACAAAGAGAGGAGCACTGTTACAACAAAGATTTGTGGGACAACGGGCCATATAGCTCCTGAGTACCTGCAGACAGGGAGGTCATCGGTGAAGACAGACATATTTGGATATGGTGTCATGTTGTTAGAAATAGTGACAGGAGAGCGTGCAATCTCCCCTGATTTCTTGGAAGGAGCAGACGATGTCAGGCTCATTGATCAA GTGAAACTGTTGGTGCAAGGAGGACGACTGACTGAAGTTGTGGATCGCAACCTGCACAACGCATATGACTTCGAAGAGCTTGAGAAGATTATCCAGATAGCACTCCTCTGCACTTGTGAGGAACCTGATCGTCGACCTGCTATGTCAGAGGTCGTTAAGATGATGGAAGGCAATGTTGTCCGAGCAGAGCAATGGGAGGAGTGGCAGGCAGCTGAGCTTGCTCGCTCGGCTCGGCAGGTTGAGATGAGGCAACAGCAAAGGTTGGTCAGCATCAGGGAGGAATCTGTCAACATCCAGGAAGCCGTTCAGCTGTCTGGTGCAAGATGA
- the LOC127753815 gene encoding LRR receptor kinase SERK2-like isoform X1 has translation MQLSRADLESILFPSSKQIHGAFRSTKLVLLFLKIKQIDSNFQESMKLIAFGLLLLACIQSFATPDSQVIALYETRLMLNDNRGVLKDWINDSQVNPCYFNSITCNQDGRVTSINLRSSGLSGVLSPRISDLPYLQQLLLDGNNITGGIPQELGNLSSLTTLKLGGNSFNGSIPDSLGRLSKLQILDLSKNLLSGNIPTSLSKLPLLDDINLADNNLSGQIPKQLLQMSLYNYIGNHLNCGQHLIPCEGSSANTGGSNNSALKVVLASIGGAVTLLVIIVLFLLWWQRMRHRPEIYVDVPGQHDHNLEFGQIKRFSWRELQIATNNFSEQNVIGRGGFGKVYKGALKGPHGRKVAVKRLSEVEKPEGEIAFLREVQMISIAVHKNILRLIGFCTTPTERLLVYPYMENLSVASRLRDIKLNEPALDWPTRVRIALGAARGLEYLHEHCNPKIIHRDVKAANVLLDGNFEAVVGDFGLAKMIDKERSTVTTKICGTTGHIAPEYLQTGRSSVKTDIFGYGVMLLEIVTGERAISPDFLEGADDVRLIDQVKLLVQGGRLTEVVDRNLHNAYDFEELEKIIQIALLCTCEEPDRRPAMSEVVKMMEGNVVRAEQWEEWQAAELARSARQVEMRQQQRLVSIREESVNIQEAVQLSGAR, from the exons ATGCAGCTATCTAGAGCAGACCTCGAATCGATTCTATTTCCATCAAGCAAGCAGATACACGGTGCATTCAGGAGTACCAAGCTAGTGCTTCTGTTCCtgaaaatcaaacaaattgaTAGTAATTTTCAAGAAAGTATGAAGCTAATAGCTTTTGGCTTGTTATTACTGGCATGTATACAATCTTTTGCTACACCTGATTCCCAAG TCATAGCCCTGTATGAAACAAGGCTGATGCTCAACGACAATCGTGGTGTCCTGAAAGACTGGATTAATGATAGTCAAGTTAATCCCTGCTATTTTAATTCTATCACTTGTAATCAAGACGGACGGGTCACTTCAAT AAATTTGAGATCATCAGGGTTATCTGGAGTCTTGTCACCCCGCATTTCAGACCTACCATATTTACAACAGCT ATTATTGGATGGTAACAACATAACTGGAGGAATTCCACAAGAGTTGGGGAACCTATCAAGCTTAACAACTCTAAAACTTGGAGGAAATAGTTTTAATGGATCAATACCTGACTCTCTTGGCCGTCTTTCAAAACTCCAAATTCT GGACCTGAGCAAAAATCTCCTAAGCGGGAATATTCCAACCTCTTTGTCCAAGCTTCCATTATTGGATGATAT TAATCTAGCAGACAACAATCTAAGCGGTCAAATACCCAAACAGCTGCTTCAGATGTCTCTCTACAA CTATATAGGTAACCATTTGAATTGTGGCCAACACTTGATTCCTTGTGAAGGAAGCAGCGCAAATACAG GTGGATCAAATAACTCTGCACTCAAGGTGGTTCTAGCAAGCATTGGTGGAGCAGTCACTCTCCTTGTTATCATAGTACTATTTCTGCTATGGTGGCAAAGAATGCGCCACCGACCTGAAATATACGTTGACGTTCCAG GTCAACACGATCACAATCTAGAGTTTGGACAGATAAAGCGGTTCTCATGGCGAGAACTCCAAATTGCAACCAACAATTTCAGTGAGCAAAATGTTATTGGCAGGGGTGGTTTTGGTAAGGTTTACAAAGGAGCACTTAAAGGTCCACACGGTAGAAAGGTTGCAGTTAAAAGACTGTCTGAAGTGGAAAAGCCTGAAGGGGAAATAGCTTTCCTGAGAGAAGTTCAAATGATAAGCATTGCTGTGCACAAGAACATATTAAGATTGATAGGATTCTGCACAACTCCAACAGAGCGACTCTTGGTCTACCCTTACATGGAGAATCTAAGTGTTGCTTCCCGTTTAAGAG ATATCAAACTAAATGAACCAGCATTAGATTGGCCAACAAGAGTGCGAATTGCCCTTGGCGCTGCCCGTGGCTTGGAATACCTTCATGAGCACTGCAACCCCAAGATTATCCACCGCGATGTCAAGGCAGCCAATGTCCTGCTTGATGGAAACTTTGAAGCAGTAGTAGGAGACTTTGGGTTGGCAAAGATGATCGACAAAGAGAGGAGCACTGTTACAACAAAGATTTGTGGGACAACGGGCCATATAGCTCCTGAGTACCTGCAGACAGGGAGGTCATCGGTGAAGACAGACATATTTGGATATGGTGTCATGTTGTTAGAAATAGTGACAGGAGAGCGTGCAATCTCCCCTGATTTCTTGGAAGGAGCAGACGATGTCAGGCTCATTGATCAA GTGAAACTGTTGGTGCAAGGAGGACGACTGACTGAAGTTGTGGATCGCAACCTGCACAACGCATATGACTTCGAAGAGCTTGAGAAGATTATCCAGATAGCACTCCTCTGCACTTGTGAGGAACCTGATCGTCGACCTGCTATGTCAGAGGTCGTTAAGATGATGGAAGGCAATGTTGTCCGAGCAGAGCAATGGGAGGAGTGGCAGGCAGCTGAGCTTGCTCGCTCGGCTCGGCAGGTTGAGATGAGGCAACAGCAAAGGTTGGTCAGCATCAGGGAGGAATCTGTCAACATCCAGGAAGCCGTTCAGCTGTCTGGTGCAAGATGA
- the LOC127753821 gene encoding putative 14-3-3-like protein GF14-H: protein MKEREKVVRLAKLAEQAERYDDMVEFMKTLARMDVDMSAEERLLFSVGFKKTIGARRASWRILESLEQKVTAGEQPGVTINGYKKKVEDELRAVCNEVLSIIAIHCLPLANSGENVVFFYKMKGDYYRYLAEFSTGTEKKAATDQSLMAYQHAMVVASSELSPAHQFRLGLALNFSVFFYEIMNSPERASQVAKQALDEATAEINSAGVEGYKDSMLMMQLLKENLALWTSELTGGETSKDDDVVMEG from the exons atgaaggagagggagaaggtggTGCGCCTGGCCAAGCTCGCCGAGCAGGCGGAGAGATACGATG ATATGGTGGAATTTATGAAGACACTTGCTAGGATGGATGTGGATATGAGTGCTGAAGAGAGGCTTTTATTTTCAGTTGGTTTTAAGAAAACTATTGGTGCCAGGAGAGCATCATGGAGAATCCTTGAATCACTTGAGCAGAAGGTGACAGCTGGTGAGCAACCAGGTGTAACAATAAATGGCTACAAAAAGAAAGTAGAGGATGAACTAAGGGCAGTTTGCAATGAAGTATTATCAATTATTGCTATTCATTGCCTTCCATTGGCCAATTCGGGTGAAAATGTCGTGTTCTTTTATAAGAT gaAGGGTGACTACTACCGTTACTTGGCTGAATTTAGCACTGGAACTGAAAAGAAGGCTGCTACTGATCAGTCCCTTATGGCCTATCAG CACGCCATGGTTGTTGCCTCCAGTGAGCTTTCTCCTGCCCATCAATTCAGGCTTGGCCTTGCGCTCAACTTTTCAGTCTTCTTTTATGAGATAATGAACTCTCCTGAGAG AGCTAGCCAAGTGGCAAAACAAGCACTTGATGAGGCTACTGCTGAGATTAACTCTGCTGGTGTGGAGGGTTACAAGGACAGCATGCTTATGATGCAGCTCCTGAAGGAGAACCTGGCATTGTGGACATCAGAACTAACTGGAG GTGAAACATCTAAGGACGATGATGTTGTTATGGAG GGCTAA